From the Plasmodium malariae genome assembly, chromosome: 2 genome, one window contains:
- the PmUG01_02013200 gene encoding transcription initiation factor TFIIB, putative, which translates to MSSFYNKKLAISSSQDKPIPVNVESNNERSIIKRKLFKSFRTNRNEFCPDCKEKGIVICDTSEGTQICNACGLVVESHILSEEQEWRNFSNDGQPKSIDRNRVGEISDIWLENNITSTTFIKSSKKLQHLNMMTQINKNDQTLLSAFNILKLICETFYLRSNVIERAKEITKELQEMEQLKNRINNLNMLAVVYLACREAGHIKSIKELITFDRSYKEKDLGKTINKLKKVLPTRAFVYNENISHLIYSLSNRLQLSVELIEAIEYVVKKATTLITTSHRLNSLCGGSIHLIVELNTTEENNVKLPNLSQIASVCGVTTNTLKTTFKELLNAATYILPKCYLKDNSVKLSLLKHKYLSDEKKKKLK; encoded by the exons atgtcatcgttttataataaaaaattggcAATTAGTTCTTCCCAAGATAAGCCCATTCCCGTGAATGTTG AGTCAAACAACGAAAGGAGTATCATAAAACGAAAGTTGTTTAAGTCTTTTCGGACTAACAGAAATGAATTTTGCCCTGATTGCaaggaaaaaggaatagTTATATGTGACACAAGTGAAGGTACGCAGATATGCAATGCTTGTGGACTAGTAGTAGAAAGTCATATTTTATCAGAGGAGCAAGAATGGCGCAACTTTAGCAATGATGGACAACCTAAAAGTATTGATAGAAATAGAGTAGGTGAGATAAGTGATATATGGTTAgagaataatataacaagTACTACTTTTATTAAGTCTAGCAAAAAACTACAACATTTGAATATGATGACgcaaattaataaaaatgatcaAACATTACTATCAgcttttaacattttaaaattaatatgtgAAACATTTTATCTAAGGAGCAATGTTATTGAGCGGGCTAAAGAAATAACAAAGGAATTGCAG gaaATGGAGCAGCTGAAAAACCGCATAAACAATTTGAACATGCTAGCTGTGGTGTACTTAGCATGTAGAGAAGCAGGgcatataaaaagtattaaagAGTTGATAACATTTGATAGGTCCTATAAAGAGAAGGATTTGGGAAAaactataaataaattaaaaaaggtgTTACCTACAAGAGCATTTGTAtacaatgaaaatatttcacATCTTATATATTCCTTGTCTAATAGATTACAATTATCAGTAGAACTTATAGAAGCAATTGAGTATGTCGTTAAAAAGGCTACCACGTTAATAACTACATCTCATAGGTTGAATTCATTATGTGGAGGATCCATTCATTTAATTGTTGAATTAAATACAACTGAAGAGAACAATGTGAAATTACCAAATTTATCGCAAATAGCATCTGTGTGTGGTGTAACTACAAACACTTTGAAGACCACGTTTAAGGAGTTATTAAATGCAGCTACTTACATACTCCCTAAGTGCTATTTGAAGGATAATAGTGTTAAGTTATCCCTACTAAAGCATAAATACCTAAGCGAcgaaaagaagaagaaactTAAATAA
- the PmUG01_02013300 gene encoding chromatin assembly factor 1 protein WD40 domain, putative, whose protein sequence is MSTPKESKKRKSNALDEACLELSEEIENGDVHKEEEKEQEDVETQFSNWKTNSGLLYDFVCRKELEWPSLSIDFGDFHNENIEDNVLNQLVCVGTHTSNKEPNYLYVCDVLFPLEQLAQEKCIYKINENYEGFDFCCEKKKFTIKSKIAHTGEVNRIKFLPLERKNIVVTKAIDGNLHLFDINKHKIETNDDKMNPEVSFVGNNSDGFGLDFNAYKKFALTCSNDGMITVYDYNNLSSKTVNPFYKVQYKSPINDVSSLNDPNLILACADNGYILVYDIRVKTTEPAQQVLGQQVPVNCIALNRFTGHFASGSENGKIKIWDIKRFNEPQHIINAHKEAVIRLNFSPNDSSLLASASNNRFINIYDLNKIGEELDAIDLSDGPSELIFSHGGHTQPITDFNWNHHKKLKMFIGSTGEDNTLQFWQLKTELLDEVNTIPTSNTDVE, encoded by the coding sequence ATGAGCACCCCGAAAGAAAGCAAGAAACGCAAGTCGAACGCACTGGACGAAGCATGCCTGGAGTTGAGCGAAGAAATAGAGAACGGGGATGTGCACAAAGAGGAGGAGAAAGAACAAGAAGATGTAGAAACGCAGTTTAGTAACTGGAAAACAAATAGTGGTTTGTTATACGATTTTGTATGTAGAAAGGAGTTGGAGTGGCCATCATTATCTATCGATTTTGGTGATTTCCATAATGAGAATATTGAAGATAATGTATTAAATCAGTTAGTTTGTGTTGGTACTCATACATCAAATAAAGAACCaaattatttgtatgtatgtgatGTACTATTTCCATTAGAACAATTAGCACAAGAAaagtgcatatataaaattaacgAAAATTATGAAGGTTTTGATTTTTGCtgtgagaaaaaaaaatttactataAAATCGAAAATTGCACATACAGGGGAAGTGAATAGAATAAAGTTTTTACCattagaaagaaaaaatattgttgtGACAAAAGCAATTGATGGAAATCTTCACTTatttgatataaataaacataaaatcGAAACAAATGATGATAAGATGAATCCTGAAGTATCTTTTGTTGGTAATAACTCGGATGGTTTTGGACTAGATTTTAAtgcttataaaaaatttgcattAACTTGTAGTAATGATGGAATGATAACAGtatatgattataataatttatcttCTAAAACTGTTAATCCATTTTATAAAGTACAATACAAGTCCCCTATAAATGATGTTTCTTCTCTTAATGATcctaatttaattttagcTTGTGCAGATAATGGATATATTTTAGTATACGATATTAGAGTAAAAACAACAGAACCTGCTCAACAAGTGTTAGGTCAACAAGTACCTGTTAACTGTATTGCTTTGAATAGATTTACAGGTCATTTTGCTTCAGGTAgtgaaaatggaaaaattaaaatatgggATATTAAAAGATTTAATGAACCACAGCATATTATAAATGCACACAAAGAAGCTGTTATTAGATTAAATTTTTCACCTAATGATTCCTCTCTTCTTGCTTCGGCTAGTAATAATCgttttattaacatatacGACTTAAACAAAATTGGGGAAGAACTTGATGCTATTGATTTATCCGATGGACCTTCTGAACTCATCTTCTCTCATGGTGGACATACACAACCGATTACAGATTTTAATTGGAATCATCACAAGAAATTAAAGATGTTCATAGGATCCACTGGGGAGGATAACACTCTCCAGTTTTGGCAGCTCAAGACCGAATTACTGGACGAGGTCAACACGATACCCACGTCGAACACGGATGTGGAGTAG
- the PIP5K gene encoding phosphatidylinositol-4-phosphate 5-kinase, putative, whose translation MKCTNVNVRTVLEWSLKKRIKEETNLSDDEIMIIYKRFNSISNNGKMNYNKFEKSLGILGTIKNAYLYKSIFKAFDLNNDDYVDFYEFCVAINTMLKGSKRDKLEMSYRIVHSGTNPLSKVSSNSASPKRASLGSDDTQIGRTAVSGTTTQVDNAAHMDNAAHMDNAAHMDNAAYRDNAAHMDNAAYRDNAAHMDNAAYRDNAAHMDNAAYRDNVVHMDESPDKESVNNNMKSDAIHPNFEQKKERENQKSKITAKSKKKDYSHYIPYEDFEKIVISINDIKKELLGTEEEILTSQIKYTFKSLSILCEDGKYRMNLECYKKAMKCNEFLKLLGIHTKVADSFIQNETMKRKKSKTGNSKTGNSKTGKTKTGKTKTGKTKTGNSKTGNSKTGKSKTGKSKMDIGGKINSSHLLKMALPEDTTSRGSLLKGSTNLFIRRKKRVSDKRNDRGGIQRKNSDKYEEENIGRKLKEDEIKEKAMEKTREKGGGKIDSKKNINNLLPVHNSSLFKNHRRKIYNHDMNLYHEQASFKGGHFSSEEAHSKDDNSDSIYNGNDRCNNSSIARQHRWRNKSDRDNNREGKSIHNNLFECNLMSKDGDDNYTDDNDYLIEKKKKKKKKKKLKDGEGVATDKKYYSYNLQEEEYFTTNSNILSMCPLLLKADKGKRNNQCYHVNGAIRRSSSSRSDRSGRLPKKSNSTHNLKSHGKDKKNSVHCSRKSEEGVNENNADSSDCTENFFEYHSDVEIISFRKKLKEEEKKKKKKKKNVVAPPSVAAEEEAVESTPYSASVFGSDTSSGGKRRRKSTEVSEKFEGVSCTKKEVNQKLTNQADEEQRRIDIEGGKEYIHTEEHKSEQENICKFMDTKYRYSESCDNVKLFEKDDIIDDKNDDLKNEWNNEKNALNVNKIPAQYEVRSGIMAFERKNENKKYVEECNEYIIRYKKFAQQREEQYLLEKEVYSDGKNDLLKEKEFLENNLHYDDDFSNNESNYYSEHDNEENYYFFGLRGGRVTNGIGNNINDGDNNNSSNSPSGNNNRKSSDKRGNRGWNSGSSALESAKYLRRKFIEYEDFIKLSGKSILHCNDAGPFCNDEESRRKEWDYNSSKNINGTRIKSDYIYGGKSDSPSNVLELNDDVIKKKFYIPYVKSHYVMVKRNLTKDQVYYLIRNIFLAAEDYLKKEKSGGYHNKIFFLFFSLFAYSSHGKEEEQTEVVGRGKHTERGEHTERGEHTERGEHTERGEHTERGEHTERGEHTERGEHTERGEHTERGEHTERGEHIERGEHTERGKQMGRGRDDNVACDREGNFKYDHIEHQDNYDHYNHRDNYYHYDIEADLLKEEHKISSKKMKMHIYQNILLVISIIRYFLHTITISQKYSSSYDSLDDNYMISSMHSLKLNEVSVLLNQANDMLGKYSKGYFQNKKIYINKSNYYNFSKKGKLSVSLRQSRDNRNFNKILAVYFGHERWDLVMNMMIGIRTSVIKEFNSDNILNLFKHKDIIQLPTTNSQQKVIFKNYAPIIFKNIRNFYGIKSKEYITSVGPEQVISNMVLGNLSTLSELLSEGKSGSLFYFTSNGKYIIKTVCKNIHNLSQKLLPQYYEHVRKNPDSLLTRLYGIHCIKYLKRSGRSKKKIYFIVMNNFFSSAVEIHRRYDIKGSLVGRTVPPAKREDHTIALKDVDIDELGDTINIGLENKKKLLTVLKADANFLKENSLLDYSLLFGIHYKDLSRDIVNWNKSRTNEIQHVYDNEGNCVASKPFHQCDHGGMINIDKSKIFFFGIIDIFTKWNLKKKFEHTLRTIQKLDRKNISCVHPDTYSKRFVTFIENHME comes from the exons ATGAAATGTACAAACGTCAACGTAAGGACTGTGTTAGAATGGAgcttgaaaaaaagaatcaaAGAGGAAACAAATTTAAGTGATGATGAGATAATGATTATATACAAAAGGTTTAATTCGATTAGTAATAATGGTAAGATGAACTATAACAAATTTGAAAAGAGTCTAGGTATACTCGGTACAAttaaaaatgcatatttGTACAAGTCCATTTTTAAAGCTTTtgatttaaataatgatgatTATGTAGACTTCTACGAATTCTGTGTTGCTATTAACACAATGCTTAAGGGAAGTAAACGTGATAAACTAGAAATGTCGTACAGGATAGTCCACTCGGGTACGAATCCCCTTTCAAAGGTTAGTAGTAATAGCGCTTCTCCTAAAAGAGCTTCCTTGGGTAGTGATGATACACAGATAGGAAGAACAGCAGTGAGTGGTACCACCACGCAGGTGGATAACGCAGCTCATATGGATAACGCAGCTCATATGGATAACGCAGCTCATATGGATAACGCAGCTTATAGGGATAACGCAGCTCATATGGATAACGCAGCTTATAGGGATAACGCAGCTCATATGGATAACGCAGCTTATAGGGATAACGCAGCTCATATGGATAACGCAGCTTATAGGGATAACGTAGTTCATATGGATGAATCCCCTGACAAGGAAAGCGTAAATAACAATATGAAGAGCGACGCGATCCACCCTAATTTTGAACAGaagaaagaaagagaaaatcaaaaaagcaaaataacagcgaaatcaaaaaaaaaggattattCTCATTATATCCCATATGaagattttgaaaaaattgtaatcagtataaatgatataaaaaaagagctACTAGGAACAGAAGAGGAGATACTAACAagtcaaataaaatatacattcaaGTCATTAAGTATATTATGTGAGGATGGGAAGTATAGAATGAATTTGGAATGTTACAAAAAAGCAATGAAATGCAacgaatttttaaaattgttagGTATACACACGAAAGTGGCTGATTCGTTTATACAGAATGAAacaatgaaaagaaaaaaaagtaaaactgGAAATAGTAAAACTGGAAATAGTAAAACTGGAAAGACTAAAACTGGAAAGACTAAAACTGGAAAGACTAAAACTGGAAATAGTAAAACTGGAAATAGTAAAACTGGAAAGAGTAAAACTGGAAAGAGTAAGATGGATATAGGAGGAAAAATCAATTCTAGTCATCTGTTGAAGATGGCTCTACCCGAAGATACCACCTCTAGGGGTTCTCTTCTAAAAGGATCAacaaatttattcattcgaaggaaaaaaagagtGTCTGATAAGAGGAATGATAGAGGAGGGATACAACGAAAAAATTCTGATAAATATGAAGAGGAAAACATAGGAAGGAAATTGAAGGAGGACGAGATAAAAGAAAAGGCTATGGAAAAGACGAGGGAAAAAGGGGGAGGAAAGATCGActccaaaaaaaatataaacaactTGCTCCCAGTGCATAATTCCTCCCTTTTCAAAAACCacagaagaaaaatatacaatcatgatatgaatttatatcatGAACAAGCTTCTTTCAAGGGTGGGCATTTTTCAAGTGAAGAAGCCCATTCGAAAGACGATAACAGTGATAGTATCTATAATGGTAATGATAGATGTAATAACAGTAGTATAGCACGTCAACATAGATGGAGAAACAAATCCGATCGAGACAACAACAGAGAGGGGAAGAGTATTCACAACAACCTTTTTGAATGCAACCTAATGAGTAAAGATGGTGATGATAATTATACCGATGACAATGAttatttaattgaaaaaaaaaaaaaaaaaaaaaaaaaaaaaaaattgaaagatGGTGAAGGAGTAGCTACagataagaaatattattcgTATAATTTGCAAGAAGAGGAGTATTTCACGACAAACAGTAATATACTTAGCATGTGCCCCTTACTTCTGAAGGCGGATAAAGGGAAGAGGAATAACCAGTGTTATCATGTAAACGGAGCCATAAGAAGAAGCAGCAGTAGTAGAAGCGATAGAAGTGGTAGACTCCCAAAGAAGAGTAACTCTACGCACAACCTGAAGAGCCATGGAAAGGATAAGAAAAACAGTGTACATTGTAGTAGAAAGAGTGAAGAAGGGGTAAATGAGAACAACGCTGACTCCTCAGATTGCACTGAGAATTTTTTCGAGTATCACTCGGACGTAGAAATTATAAGTTTTagaaaaaagttaaaagaggaagaaaaaaaaaaaaaaaaaaaaaaaaagaacgtGGTCGCACCACCATCAGTAGCAGCGGAAGAAGAAGCGGTGGAATCGACACCTTATTCAGCATCTGTGTTCGGGTCAGATACCTCCTCGGGGGGTAAAAGGCGGCGGAAGAGCACTGAGGTGTCTGAAAAGTTCGAGGGAGTATCATGCACAAAAAAGGAAGTAAATCAAAAGCTTACCAATCAGGCGGATGAAGAACAAAGACGTATCGATATCGAAGGGGGGAAGGAGTACATTCACACGGAGGAGCATAAAAGTGAACaggaaaatatatgcaaGTTTATGGATACGAAATATAGGTATAGTGAATCATGTGATAATGTAAAACTATTTGAAAAGGATGATATAAttgatgataaaaatgatgatttaaaaaatgaatggaataatgaaaaaaatgcttTAAACGTAAATAAAATACCTGCACAATATGAGGTGCGTTCAGGTATAATGGCatttgaaagaaaaaatgaaaacaaaaagtaTGTAGAAGAGTgcaatgaatatataataagatataaaaaatttgcgCAACAAAGAGAAGAACAGTATTTGCTCGAAAAGGAAGTGTACTCAGatggaaaaaatgatttattaaaagaaaaagaatttttagaAAACAACCTTCACTATGACGACGATTTTAGCAATAACGAAAGCAACTATTACAGCGAGCACGACAATgaggaaaattattatttttttggtcTCAGGGGTGGGCGTGTTACTAACGGGATCGGTAATAACATCAATGATGGAgataataacaatagcagTAACAGCCCCAGTGGTAACAACAATCGTAAAAGTAGTGATAAGCGGGGTAACCGTGGATGGAACAGTGGAAGCAGCGCTTTAGAAAGCGCAAAATATCTGCGCAGGAAATTTATAGAGTACGAggattttataaaattgtcTGGGAAGTCCATATTACATTGTAACGATGCAGGGCCATTTTGTAATGATGAAGAAAGCCGAAGGAAGGAATGGGACTACAATAGTAGTAAGAATATAAATGGAACGAGAATTAAGAGcgattatatatatggagGTAAAAGTGACTCTCCTTCAAATGTACTAGAACTAAACGAtgatgtaataaaaaagaaattttacaTTCCTTATGTTAAGTCGCACTACGTTATggtaaaaagaaatttgaCGAAGGATCAGGTGTATTATCTTATTAGGAATATCTTTCTAGCAGCGGAGGACTACTTGAAGAAGGAGAAGAGCGGCGGTTATcacaataaaattttttttttgttcttttcattatttgcATACAGCTCACATGGTAAGGAAGAGGAACAGACGGAAGTAGTAGGACGTGGTAAGCATACAGAACGAGGCGAACATACAGAACGAGGCGAACATACAGAACGAGGCGAACATACAGAACGAGGTGAGCATACAGAACGAGGTGAACATACAGAACGAGGCGAACATACAGAACGAGGCGAACATACAGAACGAGGCGAACATACAGAACGAGGCGAACATACAGAACGAGGCGAACATATAGAACGAGGCGAACATACAGAACGAGGAAAACAGATGGGTCGAGGCAGAGATGACAATGTAGCGTGTGATAGGGAAGGTAACTTCAAGTATGATCACATCGAACACCAAGATAACTACGATCATTACAACCATCGAGATAACTACTATCACTACGACATCGAAGCGGACCTGTTGAAGGAAGAACACAAAATTAGTTCcaaaaagatgaaaatgcATATCTaccaaaatatattgttgGTCATATCTATAATAAGGTACTTCTTGCACACTATAACAATATCACAGAAATATTCGTCGTCCTATGATTCCCTGGATGACAATTATATGATAAGCAGTATgcattcattaaaattaaacgAAGTGAGTGTCTTATTAAATCAAGCAAATGATATGTTAGGAAAATATTCAAAGGGTTactttcaaaataaaaaaatttatataaataaatccaattattataatttttcaaaaaaaggtAAACTCTCTGTTTCCTTACGTCAAAGTAGAGACaatagaaattttaataaaatactgGCTGTATATTTTGGGCATGAGAGATGGGATCTAGTTATGAATATGATGATAGGTATTCGAACATCAgttataaaagaatttaatagtgataatattttaaatttgtttaaaCATAAAGACATCATTCAGTTACCTACAACAAATTCACAACAGaaagttatttttaaaaattatgcacctattatttttaaaaatataagaaatttttatggtattaaatcaaaagaatatattacttCCGTTGGACCTGAACAAGTAATAAGTAATATGGTCTTGGGAAATCTATCGACCCTCAGTGAGTTGCTTTCCGAGGGGAAAAGCGGATCGCTCTTTTACTTCACCAGCAATGGGaagtacataataaaaacg GTATGCAAGAACATACACAACTTGTCCCAGAAATTACTGCCGCaatattatgaacatgtCAGGAAAAACCCCGACTCTCTATTAACTCGCTTGTACGGCATACACTGTATTAAGTACCTGAAGCGATCTGGAA ggagtaaaaagaaaatatacttCATAGTGatgaacaattttttttcatcagcTGTTGAAATACATAGAAGATATGACATCAAGGGAAGCCTAGTAGGACGAACAGTACCCCCAGCTAAGAGAGAAGATCATACTATAGCACTAAAGGATGTAGACATAGACGAGTTGGGAGATACAATAAATATTGGATtggaaaataagaaaaaattattaacagtTTTAAAAGCAgatgcaaattttttaaaggaaaattCTTTACTAGATTATTCTCTACTATTCGGTATTCATTACAAAGACTTATCCCGGGATATAGTCAATTGGAATAAGAGCAGAACGAATGAGATCCAACATGTTTACGACAATGAAGGAAACTGTGTTGCATCGAAGCCCTTCCATCAG TGCGACCATGGAGGTATGATCAACATTGATAAgagcaaaattttttttttcggaATTATTGATATCTTTACTAAGTGGAA cttaaaaaaaaagttcgaGCACACCCTAAGGACCATACA AAAACTTGATAGAAAAAACATTTCATGTGTACACCCGGATACCTATTCAA AACGATTTGTTACCTTTATTGAAAATCATATGGAgtag